A window of Choloepus didactylus isolate mChoDid1 chromosome 21, mChoDid1.pri, whole genome shotgun sequence contains these coding sequences:
- the TBL2 gene encoding transducin beta-like protein 2 isoform X1, whose protein sequence is MELLQMPELMGLSLLLGLLALVATAAVARGWLRTEEDSRGRLAGQKANGLPLDKSLGSKKQKQNQRIRKEKPQQHNFTHRLLAAALKSHSGNISCMDFSSNGKYLATCADDRTVRIWSTKDFLQREHRSMRANVELDHATLVRFSPDCRAFVVWLANGDTLRVFKMNKREDGGYAFTATPEDFPKRHKAPIVNIGIADTGKFIMTASSDTTVLIWNLKRQVLSTINTNQMNNTHAAISPCSRFVASCGFTPDVKVWEVCFGKKGDFQEVVRAFELKGHSAAVHFFAFSNDSRRMASVSKDGTWKLWDTDVEYKKQQDPYLLRTGHCEEASTMPCRLALSPDAHVLALASGSKIRLYNTRRGEEEECFEQVHGECISDLSFDITGRFLASCGDRAVRLFHNTPGHRAVVEEMQGLLKRASNESTRQRLQQQLTQAQEVLKSLGALKK, encoded by the exons ATGGAGCTGCTGCAGATGCCGGAGCTGATGGGACTGTCGCTGTTGCTGGGGCTGCTGGCCCTGGTGGCGACGGCGGCGGTAGCGCGGGGGTGGCTGCGCACGGAGGAGGATTCGCGCGGCCGGCTCGCCG GCCAAAAAGCAAATGGACTTCCACTTGACAAATCCTTGGGATCCAAGAAGCAGAAACAGAATCAGCGGATTCGCAAGGAGAAGCCTCAACAACACAACTTCACTCACCGCCTCCTGGCTGCGGCACTGAAG AGCCACAGTGGGAACATATCTTGCATGGACTTTAGCAGCAACGGCAAGTACCTGGCCACCTGTGCCGATGATCGCACTGTCCGCATCTGGAGCACCAAGGACTTCCTACAGCGGGAGCATCGCAGCATGAGAGCCAATGTGGAACTGGACCATGCCACCCTGGTGCGCTTCAGCCCTGACTGCAG AGCCTTCGTCGTGTGGCTGGCCAATGGAGACACCCTCCGTGTCTTCAAGATGAACAAACGAGAGGATGGGGGCTACGCTTTCACAGCCACTCCAGAGGACTTCCCTAAAAGGCACAAGGCACCCATCGTCAACATTGGCATTGCTGACACAG GGAAGTTCATCATGACTGCCTCTAGTGACACGACTGTCCTCATCTGGAATCTGAAACGTCAGGTGCTGTCTACCATCAACACCAATCAGATGAACAATACACATGCTGCCATATCCCCTTGTAGCAG GTTTGTGGCCTCGTGTGGCTTTACGCCGGATGTGAAAGTTTGGGAAGTCTGCTTTGGGAAAAAAGGGGACTTCCAGGAGGTTGTGCGAGCCTTTGAACTGAAGGGCCACTCTGCAGCTGTCCACTTCTTTGCTTTCTCCAATGACTCCCGGAG GATGGCCTCTGTCTCCAAGGATGGTACGTGGAAATTATGGGACACAGATGTGGAATACAAGAAGCAGCAGGACCCCTACTTGCTGAGGACAGGCCACTGTGAAGAGGCGAGCACCATGCCATGCCGCCTGGCACTCTCCCCTGATGCCCATGTCTTGGCCTTGGCCAGTGGCAGCAAGATTCGTCTCTATAATACCCGGCGGGGCGAGGAAGAGGAATGCTTTGAGCAGGTCCATGGAGAGTGTATCAGTGACTTGTCCTTTGACATCACTGGCCGGTTTTTGGCCTCCTGTGGGGACCGAGCAGTTCGGCTTTTCCACAACACCCCTGGCCACCGGGCTGTGGTGGAGGAAATGCAGGGCCTCCTGAAGCGGGCCTCCAATGAGAGCACCCGCCAGAGGCTGCAGCAGCAGCTGACCCAGGCCCAGGAAGTCCTGAAGAGCCTGGGGGCCTTGAAGAAATGA
- the TBL2 gene encoding transducin beta-like protein 2 isoform X2: MDFSSNGKYLATCADDRTVRIWSTKDFLQREHRSMRANVELDHATLVRFSPDCRAFVVWLANGDTLRVFKMNKREDGGYAFTATPEDFPKRHKAPIVNIGIADTGKFIMTASSDTTVLIWNLKRQVLSTINTNQMNNTHAAISPCSRFVASCGFTPDVKVWEVCFGKKGDFQEVVRAFELKGHSAAVHFFAFSNDSRRMASVSKDGTWKLWDTDVEYKKQQDPYLLRTGHCEEASTMPCRLALSPDAHVLALASGSKIRLYNTRRGEEEECFEQVHGECISDLSFDITGRFLASCGDRAVRLFHNTPGHRAVVEEMQGLLKRASNESTRQRLQQQLTQAQEVLKSLGALKK; this comes from the exons ATGGACTTTAGCAGCAACGGCAAGTACCTGGCCACCTGTGCCGATGATCGCACTGTCCGCATCTGGAGCACCAAGGACTTCCTACAGCGGGAGCATCGCAGCATGAGAGCCAATGTGGAACTGGACCATGCCACCCTGGTGCGCTTCAGCCCTGACTGCAG AGCCTTCGTCGTGTGGCTGGCCAATGGAGACACCCTCCGTGTCTTCAAGATGAACAAACGAGAGGATGGGGGCTACGCTTTCACAGCCACTCCAGAGGACTTCCCTAAAAGGCACAAGGCACCCATCGTCAACATTGGCATTGCTGACACAG GGAAGTTCATCATGACTGCCTCTAGTGACACGACTGTCCTCATCTGGAATCTGAAACGTCAGGTGCTGTCTACCATCAACACCAATCAGATGAACAATACACATGCTGCCATATCCCCTTGTAGCAG GTTTGTGGCCTCGTGTGGCTTTACGCCGGATGTGAAAGTTTGGGAAGTCTGCTTTGGGAAAAAAGGGGACTTCCAGGAGGTTGTGCGAGCCTTTGAACTGAAGGGCCACTCTGCAGCTGTCCACTTCTTTGCTTTCTCCAATGACTCCCGGAG GATGGCCTCTGTCTCCAAGGATGGTACGTGGAAATTATGGGACACAGATGTGGAATACAAGAAGCAGCAGGACCCCTACTTGCTGAGGACAGGCCACTGTGAAGAGGCGAGCACCATGCCATGCCGCCTGGCACTCTCCCCTGATGCCCATGTCTTGGCCTTGGCCAGTGGCAGCAAGATTCGTCTCTATAATACCCGGCGGGGCGAGGAAGAGGAATGCTTTGAGCAGGTCCATGGAGAGTGTATCAGTGACTTGTCCTTTGACATCACTGGCCGGTTTTTGGCCTCCTGTGGGGACCGAGCAGTTCGGCTTTTCCACAACACCCCTGGCCACCGGGCTGTGGTGGAGGAAATGCAGGGCCTCCTGAAGCGGGCCTCCAATGAGAGCACCCGCCAGAGGCTGCAGCAGCAGCTGACCCAGGCCCAGGAAGTCCTGAAGAGCCTGGGGGCCTTGAAGAAATGA
- the TBL2 gene encoding transducin beta-like protein 2 isoform X3, giving the protein MNKREDGGYAFTATPEDFPKRHKAPIVNIGIADTGKFIMTASSDTTVLIWNLKRQVLSTINTNQMNNTHAAISPCSRFVASCGFTPDVKVWEVCFGKKGDFQEVVRAFELKGHSAAVHFFAFSNDSRRMASVSKDGTWKLWDTDVEYKKQQDPYLLRTGHCEEASTMPCRLALSPDAHVLALASGSKIRLYNTRRGEEEECFEQVHGECISDLSFDITGRFLASCGDRAVRLFHNTPGHRAVVEEMQGLLKRASNESTRQRLQQQLTQAQEVLKSLGALKK; this is encoded by the exons ATGAACAAACGAGAGGATGGGGGCTACGCTTTCACAGCCACTCCAGAGGACTTCCCTAAAAGGCACAAGGCACCCATCGTCAACATTGGCATTGCTGACACAG GGAAGTTCATCATGACTGCCTCTAGTGACACGACTGTCCTCATCTGGAATCTGAAACGTCAGGTGCTGTCTACCATCAACACCAATCAGATGAACAATACACATGCTGCCATATCCCCTTGTAGCAG GTTTGTGGCCTCGTGTGGCTTTACGCCGGATGTGAAAGTTTGGGAAGTCTGCTTTGGGAAAAAAGGGGACTTCCAGGAGGTTGTGCGAGCCTTTGAACTGAAGGGCCACTCTGCAGCTGTCCACTTCTTTGCTTTCTCCAATGACTCCCGGAG GATGGCCTCTGTCTCCAAGGATGGTACGTGGAAATTATGGGACACAGATGTGGAATACAAGAAGCAGCAGGACCCCTACTTGCTGAGGACAGGCCACTGTGAAGAGGCGAGCACCATGCCATGCCGCCTGGCACTCTCCCCTGATGCCCATGTCTTGGCCTTGGCCAGTGGCAGCAAGATTCGTCTCTATAATACCCGGCGGGGCGAGGAAGAGGAATGCTTTGAGCAGGTCCATGGAGAGTGTATCAGTGACTTGTCCTTTGACATCACTGGCCGGTTTTTGGCCTCCTGTGGGGACCGAGCAGTTCGGCTTTTCCACAACACCCCTGGCCACCGGGCTGTGGTGGAGGAAATGCAGGGCCTCCTGAAGCGGGCCTCCAATGAGAGCACCCGCCAGAGGCTGCAGCAGCAGCTGACCCAGGCCCAGGAAGTCCTGAAGAGCCTGGGGGCCTTGAAGAAATGA